ACCGGGCGCATCAAACTGGGCCACGATCATCTCACCCATGCCCAGATAATGACTAGTCAGACTGCTGATCACCACTTGATGTGACACCCATACTTCGAACTGGCCCACGCTTTTTCTCAAAGCGATCGCCCGAGCAGCTGCCACTGCCTGCGCCAGCTGTTGGTCACGGTTTCCCTGGCCCTGGAAAAACGAATTCAACGCAACCCATGGCTCAACCGGCAACTCTGCCCCAAAAATTTTTGGATCGAATGCGGCCCGCGCCGTATTTAAACAGCGGCACCACTGACTCGATTTCACCGCAGTGGGGCGAAGCTGGTGCTTCACAAACCACTGGCCAAAACGACGGGCCTGGGAGTAGCCCGCATCGGACAAGTCGCGTTGGCTTGAGCAATCATCCAGACGCATGCCAGGTGGATCACCAATGCCGGGCCCCGTCTGGGCATGCCGAATCAACACCACACAATTGCCGCGACGCAAGGCATCGACGTATTGCTGCTCATTAGTGGTCGCCCACAACGACTTTGGGCCCAACACGGACACTGCCCCTGCAGCGGTTAGAAATTCACGGCGTGATGGTTTGGTGGGCATATCAGTTCAACCAAACAAATCATCTAAAGCTTTTTTGGCCGAATCCACATCACCACCGGATCGGCCACTAACCCGCACATACTCTTCAGCGATTCGATCCTCCCAATACGTGGTTGGATTCGGTGCGTTACAGAATCGGCGAAAGACCTCGTTGGGTACGGCCTGATAAGAACGCACAGTGCCTTCTTGAAAATGAAGATCAAGCTGTCGCGTGGACTCGTTGTAATCAGCGCGCACAATACGCCCGACAGAAAAAGTTTTGGTCACCATGTCTCATCCTGGTCTGCAATGGCTTCTTTTCGACGATCTGTACGGATCTGCACCACTGGCAAGGTCTTGATTGCCTTACGAAGAATTTTGTAGACATCAAGATCAAAGACCGGTTCCCCGGCGTCTAGTAACTCATGGACCTGCTCATCAGAAGATGCCGCGCCGAGATAACACCAGGACTCGATCAGGTGAATGACACCCCCCTCTTTTAACCCGACCGGCCCGGGGTAGGGCCAGGTAGGGATTTTGTGCCGGGCCATCGCCATCAACAAACGCAGATGATGGGCCTGAGGCTTCTCCTTACCCACGCAGGCGCCCTTGCATTGCCT
The nucleotide sequence above comes from beta proteobacterium MWH-UniP1. Encoded proteins:
- a CDS encoding histidine phosphatase family protein, whose protein sequence is MPTKPSRREFLTAAGAVSVLGPKSLWATTNEQQYVDALRRGNCVVLIRHAQTGPGIGDPPGMRLDDCSSQRDLSDAGYSQARRFGQWFVKHQLRPTAVKSSQWCRCLNTARAAFDPKIFGAELPVEPWVALNSFFQGQGNRDQQLAQAVAAARAIALRKSVGQFEVWVSHQVVISSLTSHYLGMGEMIVAQFDAPGKPLKVLAKGISF
- a CDS encoding KTSC domain-containing protein; this translates as MVTKTFSVGRIVRADYNESTRQLDLHFQEGTVRSYQAVPNEVFRRFCNAPNPTTYWEDRIAEEYVRVSGRSGGDVDSAKKALDDLFG